A genomic region of Eucalyptus grandis isolate ANBG69807.140 chromosome 5, ASM1654582v1, whole genome shotgun sequence contains the following coding sequences:
- the LOC104447260 gene encoding TIR-only protein, producing MQRSLAITKSLLPSIIRYKNPVQAICRPSYDVFINHRRIDTRRTVAGLLHDYLTRLDLRPFLDSRSMRPGDNLFDKIDSAILDCRIGVALFSPSYCDSYFCLHELALMMETKKKVIPIFCDVKPSQLRALNNGTCSEEETQKFNSAIEEAKNIVGITFDSSMGDWSELLRDASEAIIKNLMEANQDWPNEN from the exons ATGCAACGTTCACTAGCCATCACCAAGAGCTTGCTCCCGAGCATCATCCGGTATAAGAACCCGGTTCAGGCCATCTGCCGGCCGTCTTATGATGTGTTCATCAACCACCGACGGATCGACACCCGGCGGACCGTTGCTGGTTTGTTGCATGACTACCTGACGAGGCTTGACCTCCGACCCTTCTTGGACAGTAGGAGCATGCGCCCTGGGGACAATCTGTTCGACAAGATTGACTCGGCAATCCTCGACTGCAGGATCGGGGTCGCCCTGTTCTCCCCTAGTTACTGTGACTCATACTTCTGCCTGCACGAGCTCGCCCTAATGATGGAGACCAAGAAGAAGGTCATACCCATCTTTTGTGATGTGAAGCCTTCTCAGCTTCGGGCTCTGAATAATGGAACTTGCTCGGAGGAGGAGACTCAGAAATTCAATTCGGCCATTGAAGAAGCCAAGAACATTGTGGGAATCACTTTTGACTCTTCGATGGG GGATTGGTCAGAGCTCCTGAGGGATGCTTCTGAAGCTATCATCAAGAACTTGATGGAGGCGAATCAAGACTGGCCAAACGAGAATTAG